One window of Acidobacteriota bacterium genomic DNA carries:
- a CDS encoding YfhL family 4Fe-4S dicluster ferredoxin, with protein MAMFIKEADCISCGACEPECPNEAITQAESVYVIAVDKCTECVGAHDAAKCVEVCPVDGCVVTDPNNVESREDLEAKYARLHV; from the coding sequence ATGGCAATGTTTATCAAGGAAGCGGATTGCATCAGCTGCGGCGCCTGCGAGCCTGAGTGCCCGAACGAGGCAATTACTCAGGCGGAATCCGTGTACGTCATCGCAGTCGACAAGTGTACGGAGTGCGTGGGCGCCCATGATGCCGCCAAGTGCGTCGAAGTATGCCCCGTGGACGGCTGCGTCGTCACGGACCCCAACAATGTTGAGTCGCGTGAGGATCTCGAAGCCAAGTACGCACGGCTGCACGTCTAG
- a CDS encoding DUF3108 domain-containing protein gives MRLRLAASVVLCLLVLGGQSAATMEVGQAKQGTKVGAKPKRTQPAKRPPAKNAAVPAPAPKVERPVPFTAGETLSYDVSWSMAFVTAGTATLRVVDKHSSYGSRAYYILGEGRPTPMLAKLYSLYYKADSLLDVYTLTSQRGSVYSDENGRTRMKSLRFNPDGRTALFEMQTSTNMKKDIAVPAQSQDALSALFALRAMTLSSGMTIRMPVCISDTVYYMSATVGAREDVKTGIGTQPALKITPVMTDATGKPVGRKLSLWLSDDARRMPLRLQADLAVGSFNLVLREAKY, from the coding sequence ATGCGCTTGCGTCTTGCCGCATCAGTCGTTCTCTGCCTCCTCGTTCTCGGCGGCCAGAGCGCGGCCACAATGGAGGTCGGGCAGGCAAAGCAGGGCACCAAGGTCGGAGCGAAGCCTAAGCGGACTCAGCCAGCCAAGCGCCCACCGGCGAAGAACGCGGCGGTCCCGGCTCCCGCGCCAAAAGTCGAGCGTCCCGTGCCGTTCACGGCGGGCGAGACACTGTCATACGACGTGTCGTGGTCGATGGCCTTTGTGACGGCCGGTACGGCGACGCTTCGCGTGGTCGACAAGCACTCATCATACGGATCGCGGGCGTACTACATCCTTGGTGAAGGCCGCCCGACGCCAATGCTGGCGAAGCTGTACTCGCTCTACTACAAGGCTGATTCGCTGCTCGATGTCTACACGCTCACGTCCCAGCGCGGTTCCGTCTATAGCGACGAGAATGGCCGGACGCGCATGAAATCGCTCCGATTCAATCCCGACGGCCGGACGGCGCTCTTCGAGATGCAGACCTCGACCAATATGAAGAAGGACATCGCCGTCCCGGCGCAGTCGCAAGACGCGTTGTCAGCGCTTTTCGCGCTGCGTGCGATGACGTTGTCCTCGGGCATGACCATCAGGATGCCGGTGTGCATCAGCGACACGGTCTACTACATGTCTGCGACGGTTGGTGCTCGGGAGGATGTGAAGACGGGCATCGGCACCCAACCTGCGCTGAAGATCACACCCGTTATGACCGACGCGACGGGCAAGCCGGTCGGCCGCAAACTGTCGCTGTGGCTGTCGGACGACGCCAGGAGGATGCCGCTCCGGTTGCAGGCCGATCTGGCGGTCGGCAGCTTCAACCTGGTCTTGAGAGAAGCGAAGTATTAA
- a CDS encoding glycosyltransferase family 2 protein: MTANTSRVSVVVPCRNEARHITSLLEAIRQQKYVVSEIVIVDSSSDNTADVVAAYCREHPSLVVRVVPVVKASIPAAVNAGVVRATGEVIVRLDGHCVPDSEYIARAVAALEECAEVGVVGGVWQVAPGANTLAAEAIARAGSHPAGAGDAAYRIARGSTARQDVDTVPFGCYRKTLWTELGGLNERLLTNEDYEFNYRVRTIGRRVVLDPAIRSTYFARATFGALARQYFRYGWWKVAMLRLHPASLRWRQAVPAAFVAVLIALGVLGVFSRVASVVLLGLLAFYAAVLALAAADACRRTGKWRLQPFLMAAFATIHLCWGFGAVVNLATGGRWPFSAADAST; this comes from the coding sequence ATGACGGCGAACACGAGTCGCGTCTCGGTCGTGGTGCCGTGCCGAAACGAGGCGCGGCACATCACGAGCCTTCTCGAAGCCATCCGGCAACAGAAGTATGTGGTGAGCGAGATCGTCATCGTTGACAGTTCATCGGACAACACGGCCGATGTGGTGGCCGCGTACTGTCGTGAACATCCATCCCTCGTGGTTCGCGTGGTGCCGGTCGTGAAGGCGTCAATCCCGGCTGCCGTCAACGCGGGTGTAGTTCGAGCGACAGGAGAAGTGATCGTCAGGCTGGACGGCCATTGCGTTCCTGATTCCGAGTACATTGCCCGGGCGGTCGCCGCACTCGAGGAGTGCGCCGAGGTCGGCGTGGTGGGCGGGGTGTGGCAGGTGGCGCCGGGAGCGAATACGCTGGCCGCCGAGGCGATTGCACGCGCCGGCTCGCATCCGGCAGGAGCGGGCGATGCGGCGTACCGGATTGCCCGAGGCTCGACCGCGCGGCAGGATGTCGACACGGTGCCGTTCGGCTGTTATCGGAAGACGCTGTGGACCGAACTTGGCGGCCTCAATGAACGCCTGCTGACCAACGAAGACTACGAGTTCAACTACCGCGTGCGCACGATCGGCCGCCGCGTCGTGCTCGATCCGGCCATCAGGTCCACATACTTCGCGCGGGCCACGTTCGGAGCGCTGGCGCGCCAGTACTTCCGGTATGGCTGGTGGAAGGTCGCCATGCTGCGGCTGCATCCGGCATCGCTCCGATGGCGGCAAGCGGTGCCTGCGGCCTTTGTCGCCGTGCTGATCGCGCTTGGCGTGCTGGGAGTGTTCTCGCGGGTCGCGAGCGTGGTACTGCTCGGCCTTCTGGCGTTCTACGCCGCCGTGCTTGCCCTGGCAGCCGCGGACGCGTGCAGAAGAACGGGCAAGTGGCGGCTCCAGCCGTTTCTGATGGCGGCGTTCGCGACCATCCACCTATGTTGGGGATTCGGGGCGGTCGTGAATCTGGCGACGGGCGGGCGATGGCCGTTCAGCGCGGCCGACGCTTCTACCTAG
- a CDS encoding lysylphosphatidylglycerol synthase transmembrane domain-containing protein: protein MRVVVGSIIGLVALWLAFRGESPGALVAAIGQTDPWWTMAALVSIAASLALVTERWRVLFGRSTHHSPRWGLLFKAQVVGQAVNIALPIRVGELVRVLLVSRTGGQTLERTFVTVVAERLMDMGVVALAAAWLALQVTFPPWLAGPVRAMTIAGLIAAALGVATMLAGRRVSAFLRAKVETLTHKGLARFARRSATAVGEAAQLRDPRTLGAALALSAVILLLSVFTNYLLLLAFHIPVSPVAALLVLLVLQVGSAPVSTPGNLGVFQYLTVLALGVYSVDRTTAVAYSVVLYVIAYGPKLVLGAWLLARVTRDATLGPDVLAMIRGRR, encoded by the coding sequence ATGCGCGTCGTCGTCGGATCGATCATTGGGCTCGTAGCGCTGTGGCTGGCGTTCCGGGGCGAGTCGCCCGGGGCGCTCGTCGCGGCGATCGGGCAGACCGATCCATGGTGGACAATGGCTGCGCTCGTGTCGATTGCCGCCTCGCTTGCGCTCGTCACGGAACGGTGGCGCGTCCTCTTCGGACGATCGACCCATCACTCACCACGATGGGGTCTGCTCTTCAAGGCGCAGGTCGTTGGGCAGGCCGTCAATATCGCGCTGCCAATCCGGGTCGGCGAACTCGTGCGCGTGCTTCTGGTCTCCAGAACGGGAGGCCAGACACTCGAACGCACATTTGTGACAGTGGTGGCTGAGCGCCTCATGGACATGGGCGTGGTCGCGCTTGCGGCCGCCTGGCTCGCCTTGCAGGTTACCTTCCCTCCATGGTTGGCAGGGCCGGTCCGCGCCATGACGATCGCCGGTTTGATCGCAGCCGCGCTCGGGGTGGCGACCATGCTCGCCGGCCGGCGCGTGTCGGCATTCTTACGAGCGAAAGTGGAAACGCTTACGCACAAGGGCTTGGCGCGGTTTGCCCGGCGAAGCGCGACGGCGGTCGGGGAAGCCGCGCAACTGCGGGATCCCCGGACGCTGGGCGCGGCACTGGCGCTCTCAGCTGTGATCCTCCTGCTTTCCGTGTTCACAAACTACCTGCTGTTGCTGGCCTTTCACATTCCTGTTTCTCCGGTGGCCGCGCTGTTGGTGCTGCTGGTCCTGCAAGTGGGCAGCGCGCCAGTCTCTACGCCTGGCAATCTGGGCGTGTTCCAGTACCTGACGGTGCTCGCGCTCGGTGTCTACTCAGTCGACCGCACCACGGCTGTGGCCTATTCGGTGGTGCTGTATGTGATCGCGTACGGACCCAAACTCGTGCTCGGCGCGTGGTTGCTGGCCAGAGTGACCCGCGACGCCACGCTCGGGCCTGACGTACTGGCCATGATTCGAGGGCGGCGATGA
- a CDS encoding B12-binding domain-containing radical SAM protein, producing MNSLLISPRFPSTFWSYEPILELVGKKALMPPLGLITVAALLPDSWTCRLVDCNVRPVTDAEWAWADIVLLSAMIVQKPHLLELVAEAKRRNKPVVVGGPYATALPDELRNAGADFLVLDEAELTLPPFLEALTQGVAGGTFTAGGAKPDVTTTPAPRFDLLELAAYDSMSIQFSRGCPFLCEFCDIIVLYGRRPRTKRPDQMLAEMDRLHQLGWRGTVFIVDDNFVGNRQAAKEMLRELVGWQATRGFPFHFDTEASVDLAQDQELLDLMVACAFRSVFLGIETPDAESLERTLKHQNLRQPLDEAVDTITGSGIRVMGGFVIGFDGEAAGAGSRIVAFVERTAIPTAFVSMLQALPGTALWDRLGREGRLRDTATASGNQTYLTNFAPTRPLSQVAREFVEAFERLYEPRAYLDRTWRYFLALGATRRVARPVQATPPSVREVLRTLPALIRILWRQGLARRTRWRFWHHLVSISRHNPGALADYVTVCALNEHFLVFRRLVRRGIDVQLDAMRAPDLLPAESEPAVVVS from the coding sequence GTGAACAGTCTGCTGATCTCCCCCCGGTTCCCCTCGACCTTCTGGTCATACGAGCCAATTCTCGAGCTGGTCGGCAAGAAAGCCTTGATGCCCCCGCTCGGCTTGATCACGGTCGCGGCGCTGCTGCCTGATAGCTGGACGTGCCGGCTGGTGGATTGCAACGTCCGACCCGTCACCGACGCGGAGTGGGCCTGGGCCGACATCGTTCTGCTGTCGGCCATGATCGTCCAGAAGCCGCACCTGCTGGAGCTGGTCGCGGAGGCCAAGCGCCGCAACAAGCCGGTCGTCGTTGGCGGGCCGTACGCGACGGCACTCCCCGACGAACTGCGGAACGCCGGCGCCGACTTCCTCGTCCTCGATGAGGCCGAGCTGACGCTGCCACCATTTCTCGAGGCCCTGACGCAGGGCGTCGCCGGGGGCACCTTCACTGCCGGCGGGGCGAAGCCCGATGTGACCACGACGCCGGCCCCGCGCTTCGACCTGCTGGAACTGGCCGCCTACGACTCGATGTCCATCCAGTTCTCCCGAGGGTGTCCCTTCCTCTGCGAGTTCTGCGACATCATCGTGCTGTACGGTCGGCGCCCGCGGACGAAGAGGCCGGACCAGATGCTGGCCGAGATGGATCGGCTTCACCAACTCGGGTGGCGCGGTACTGTCTTCATCGTCGACGACAACTTCGTCGGCAATCGCCAAGCGGCCAAAGAGATGCTGCGCGAGCTGGTCGGCTGGCAGGCCACGCGTGGCTTTCCGTTCCACTTCGACACCGAGGCGTCGGTCGACCTCGCCCAGGACCAGGAGTTGCTCGACCTCATGGTGGCCTGCGCGTTCAGGTCGGTCTTCCTCGGCATCGAAACCCCCGATGCCGAGAGTTTGGAGCGTACGCTCAAGCACCAGAACCTCCGCCAGCCGCTCGACGAGGCGGTCGACACCATTACGGGATCCGGCATCCGCGTGATGGGCGGGTTCGTCATCGGGTTCGACGGGGAGGCGGCAGGCGCCGGGTCACGCATCGTGGCGTTTGTCGAGCGTACGGCGATTCCGACCGCGTTCGTGTCGATGCTGCAGGCGCTCCCGGGGACGGCCCTGTGGGATCGCCTGGGCCGCGAGGGCAGGCTTCGCGACACGGCGACCGCCTCGGGCAACCAGACGTATCTGACCAACTTCGCGCCGACCCGGCCGCTTTCACAGGTCGCCCGGGAGTTCGTGGAGGCGTTCGAGCGGCTGTACGAGCCGCGCGCGTACCTCGACCGCACGTGGCGGTACTTCCTTGCGCTTGGCGCGACTAGACGCGTGGCGCGGCCCGTCCAGGCTACCCCACCGTCGGTCCGGGAGGTGCTGCGGACGCTTCCAGCCCTCATTCGCATTCTCTGGCGCCAGGGTCTGGCCCGCCGCACGCGCTGGCGCTTCTGGCACCATCTGGTGAGCATCAGTCGCCACAATCCGGGTGCGCTGGCTGACTACGTGACGGTGTGCGCCCTCAACGAGCACTTCCTGGTGTTCAGGCGGTTGGTGCGCCGCGGCATCGACGTACAGTTGGATGCCATGCGCGCGCCCGACCTGTTGCCGGCGGAATCGGAACCTGCCGTCGTCGTCTCCTGA
- a CDS encoding HigA family addiction module antitoxin, which yields MSIPNTGALMRRPTHPGEMLREDFLPDYGLTVSSLAEAVGVSRQSINELLRGCRAVSSGMALRLSRLFGNSPEFWLNAQRAVDLWDAARTMKSEVARIKPLRVA from the coding sequence ATGAGTATTCCAAACACCGGCGCGTTGATGCGCCGGCCCACACATCCCGGCGAGATGCTGCGGGAGGACTTCCTGCCGGACTACGGACTCACGGTTTCCAGCCTTGCTGAGGCCGTGGGCGTCTCCCGCCAGTCGATCAACGAGTTGCTTCGGGGGTGTCGGGCGGTGAGTTCGGGCATGGCGCTGCGGCTCTCGCGCCTCTTCGGCAACTCGCCCGAGTTCTGGCTCAACGCGCAGCGCGCTGTGGACCTGTGGGATGCGGCTCGGACCATGAAGTCTGAGGTCGCGCGCATCAAGCCGCTGAGGGTCGCCTGA
- a CDS encoding MerR family transcriptional regulator, whose protein sequence is MADTIAEIPDRELFKAADVCEIASVQPYVLRSWESEFPTLGFARTPGTPRVYRRSDVERVLRIRQLVYGEGLTLAGARRRLDGDAHTADDGIPAGVAPGARRKLDGIKGELRSLLEMLGGPPVHAAKPRKVAGSGQPTLLDIGAEAAGERVTQTEKTPDAAAGGKSRAPRRRT, encoded by the coding sequence GTGGCTGATACCATCGCAGAGATTCCGGATCGGGAGCTGTTCAAGGCAGCGGACGTTTGCGAGATCGCGAGCGTGCAGCCGTATGTGCTGAGGTCCTGGGAATCGGAGTTTCCGACGCTCGGCTTTGCGAGAACTCCTGGCACGCCGCGCGTCTATCGGCGGAGTGACGTCGAGCGGGTGCTCCGGATCAGACAGCTCGTGTATGGCGAAGGGCTGACGCTGGCTGGTGCGCGGCGCAGGCTTGACGGCGACGCACATACGGCCGATGATGGGATACCGGCGGGTGTGGCACCTGGCGCTCGGCGGAAGCTGGACGGCATCAAGGGCGAATTGCGGTCGTTGCTCGAGATGCTGGGCGGCCCGCCGGTTCACGCTGCGAAGCCTCGGAAGGTAGCGGGATCCGGACAACCGACGCTGCTCGATATCGGTGCTGAGGCGGCGGGTGAGCGCGTGACGCAGACTGAAAAGACGCCGGACGCCGCCGCGGGAGGAAAGAGCAGGGCACCACGTCGCAGGACATGA
- the der gene encoding ribosome biogenesis GTPase Der — protein MPRPLPSVVLVGRPNVGKSTLFNRMAGKRRAIVAPIAGTTRDVIAMPVSWQGATFQLCDTGGMFGASADPLRDLVVGGGHRAIAGADLVLFVVDATDGKMLSDEEIAAALRTSGKPVVMVLNKCDDNRAKAGGLEFYALGFEPVVEVSAEHGHGIGDLLEQIVAHACRPGGEGRETEAETAGGSEAPGVERDLADEQIETAVAIVGRPNVGKSSLVNRLMREERMLVSDMPGTTRDAVDMVLNWHRRRFRIVDTAGIRRSGKVAGAGAVEAVSVLQARRAIASADVVVLLLDAVEGPTDQDGTIAGEADKAGRGLIVAANKWDLMKEKGPTAAAEFDDELKRKLKFLEYAPLLHISAVTGERVPKLLETIDRVAEARRRRVPTGELNRFVEMIVAANPPVVKGRREVRILYATQVGIAPPTFVFFTNVATTFHFSYQRFLVNKLREAFGYVGTPIRIQVRARSRKRSDRMKRGGRGILFR, from the coding sequence GTGCCACGGCCGCTCCCGTCCGTCGTCCTCGTCGGTCGCCCGAACGTCGGGAAGTCGACCCTGTTTAACCGCATGGCAGGGAAGCGGCGCGCCATCGTTGCGCCAATCGCCGGCACCACGCGAGATGTCATTGCGATGCCCGTCTCGTGGCAGGGGGCGACCTTCCAGCTCTGCGATACCGGCGGGATGTTCGGTGCCAGCGCTGACCCGCTCCGAGACCTGGTCGTTGGCGGCGGTCACCGGGCGATTGCGGGAGCCGACCTTGTGCTGTTTGTCGTGGACGCGACAGACGGCAAGATGTTGTCCGACGAGGAGATCGCGGCGGCGCTCAGAACCTCGGGGAAACCGGTCGTCATGGTGTTGAACAAGTGCGACGACAATCGGGCTAAAGCCGGCGGTCTGGAATTCTACGCACTCGGCTTTGAGCCGGTGGTCGAGGTGTCCGCCGAGCACGGACATGGCATTGGAGATCTGCTCGAGCAGATTGTCGCGCACGCGTGCCGCCCGGGCGGCGAAGGGCGGGAAACTGAAGCGGAGACGGCAGGCGGGTCGGAGGCACCGGGAGTGGAACGCGATCTGGCCGATGAGCAGATTGAAACGGCGGTCGCGATCGTGGGGCGGCCGAACGTCGGCAAGTCGTCGCTGGTCAATCGGTTGATGCGCGAGGAACGCATGCTCGTCAGTGATATGCCAGGGACAACCCGGGATGCCGTGGATATGGTGCTGAACTGGCACCGGCGGCGTTTTCGGATTGTGGACACGGCCGGAATCAGGCGCTCAGGAAAAGTGGCGGGCGCGGGCGCCGTCGAAGCCGTGAGCGTGCTCCAGGCGCGCCGTGCCATCGCGAGCGCCGACGTCGTCGTGCTGTTGCTCGACGCCGTCGAAGGGCCCACCGATCAGGACGGCACGATCGCGGGCGAGGCCGACAAGGCCGGACGCGGGCTGATTGTCGCGGCCAACAAGTGGGACCTGATGAAGGAGAAGGGGCCCACTGCCGCCGCGGAGTTCGACGACGAACTCAAGCGGAAGCTGAAGTTCCTGGAGTACGCGCCGCTGCTGCACATTTCGGCGGTGACCGGTGAGCGGGTGCCCAAGTTGCTGGAGACGATAGACCGGGTGGCCGAGGCGCGGCGCCGTCGGGTGCCGACTGGCGAATTGAACCGGTTCGTCGAGATGATTGTGGCTGCCAATCCTCCGGTGGTGAAGGGGCGCCGCGAGGTGCGCATCCTCTATGCCACACAGGTGGGCATCGCCCCGCCGACATTCGTGTTCTTCACCAACGTGGCGACGACGTTTCACTTCTCGTATCAGCGCTTCCTGGTGAATAAGTTGCGCGAGGCGTTTGGTTATGTGGGAACGCCGATTCGCATTCAAGTGCGGGCGCGATCGCGGAAGCGCTCAGACAGGATGAAGCGCGGAGGGCGTGGTATACTTTTTCGCTAG
- a CDS encoding integration host factor subunit beta: MIKVDIVDEVARAANITKVKAEMAVDAVFDTMRISMQRGERIELRGFGVFQVKPRKRGIGRNPRTGKEVRIPPGRTIRFKPGKDLQALG; encoded by the coding sequence ATGATAAAGGTCGACATCGTCGACGAGGTGGCCCGCGCGGCAAACATCACCAAGGTCAAGGCCGAAATGGCCGTCGACGCGGTGTTTGACACGATGCGGATCTCCATGCAGCGAGGCGAGCGGATAGAGCTTCGCGGCTTCGGTGTCTTTCAGGTCAAGCCCCGCAAGCGCGGCATCGGCCGTAACCCACGGACCGGCAAGGAAGTTAGGATTCCTCCGGGCCGCACCATCCGATTCAAACCCGGGAAAGACCTCCAGGCGCTCGGCTAA
- a CDS encoding site-2 protease family protein, producing MSDLQPRTDRKWLNALLLAATLATTTLTGACHWLSFESDFQAVDPQLTLGAVANGLWYSLTILAILGAHELGHYLACRYYGINASLPYFLPIPFPLTGTAGAFIRIRQPITTKRALFDIGIAGPLAGFVVAVPALVIGMVMSRVVGGPSDFAGVSLGEPLLFKAVSWLIWGTPPETASINMHPMAFAAWFGLLATALNLIPIGQFDGGHIAYATLGRHAHKVTLVAVVFAVGLSVYSSSWVVWTLLAVGLLFAFGWRHPAVWDEAEPLDPSRRWLALLALVILVLCFTPAPIEPLDLLQPK from the coding sequence GTGTCCGATTTGCAGCCCAGAACTGATCGCAAGTGGTTGAACGCGTTGCTGTTGGCCGCCACGCTGGCGACGACCACCCTCACCGGTGCGTGCCATTGGCTCTCGTTTGAATCGGACTTTCAGGCGGTTGATCCCCAGCTCACGCTGGGGGCAGTCGCCAACGGCCTGTGGTACTCCTTGACGATCCTGGCGATTCTTGGGGCGCACGAACTGGGGCACTACCTGGCCTGCCGCTACTACGGCATCAACGCATCGCTCCCCTATTTCCTGCCCATTCCATTCCCGCTGACCGGAACCGCTGGAGCCTTCATCCGGATTCGGCAGCCCATCACCACCAAACGCGCTCTGTTTGATATCGGGATTGCCGGTCCACTGGCCGGATTTGTCGTCGCTGTCCCAGCCCTCGTCATCGGCATGGTGATGTCCCGTGTCGTTGGAGGACCCTCGGATTTTGCCGGGGTTTCGCTCGGAGAACCACTCCTGTTTAAGGCAGTCAGTTGGCTGATCTGGGGAACCCCTCCAGAAACCGCGTCGATCAACATGCACCCGATGGCATTCGCCGCGTGGTTTGGCCTGCTGGCGACCGCCCTCAACCTGATTCCGATTGGGCAGTTCGACGGCGGGCATATCGCGTATGCCACGCTCGGACGGCATGCGCACAAAGTCACCCTTGTCGCGGTGGTGTTCGCGGTCGGCCTGAGTGTGTACTCGTCGTCGTGGGTCGTGTGGACGTTACTCGCCGTGGGACTTCTGTTCGCGTTTGGCTGGCGGCATCCCGCTGTCTGGGATGAGGCGGAACCGCTCGATCCCTCCAGGCGCTGGCTTGCGCTCCTGGCGCTGGTCATCCTGGTGCTCTGCTTTACGCCAGCTCCCATCGAGCCGCTCGACCTGCTCCAGCCGAAGTAG